The Rufibacter sp. DG15C region ATTTGCTTTGGTAAGAACCGCCAATAGGAATGTACTTGTCCTGCATGAATACTGAATCGTCCTCAATCAATTCAATGCGCTTTAGGTTGATGATGAACGACCTATGGATGCGCATGAACTGGTCTGCCGGCAGTTTCTGGTCAATGGCACTCATGGTGGTGTACACAATGTGCTTCTTAGTGTCCGTGTTGATGACCACATAGTCCCCACGCGCTTCAATAAAGGCAATGCTCTGCAGGTTCACCTTGATGATCTTGTTGTCTACCTTCACAAACAACTCATCTGGCTGCACGGCGGCAATGGCATTGGAAGACTCCAACTTCTTGACAGTGTTAATGACCGCCTGGGTGAAGCGCGTAAAATCAACCGGCTTGAGCAGATAGTCAGAGACTTGCAGCTCAAAGGCCTGAATGGCGAAGTCTTTATGTGAGGTAATTAAAATGGTGTGCGGCTTTTTGGGCAACGTGCGTAACAGCTCCAAGCCAGACATTTCTGGCATCTCCACGTCCAGAAAAAGGATGTCTACGTCGTCATTGGTGAGGAGCCAGGCCAGGCCTTCTTTGCTGGAGTTAAAACTCTTAATCAGTTCCAGGGACGGGGTAGCCTGAATGTGACGTTCCAGAATTAAACGACTGAGGTCGTCATCATCAATAACTATGGCCCGGTAAGTAGTTTCTTTTTTCAAGATGTCAGGCGTTGGTGAATCAGAGAATGCCTATGGGCATTTGGTCTCAAGCACTTTTAAATACCACCAAGAGAGCAAATGGTTTTTATCTGGTTAAACAAATTGGACAAAGCTCCCTTGTCTCTCAAATATAAGGCAAAGAAAGCCAGCCTGTAAGTATCTCTGGCTTTAATTCTACGCGTTTATACGAAAAACTTCCCTCAGATAGTTTACAACCCAGTTATTTAAACTCGTATAAGAGGCACTAAGAACCACTAATCATATTCTGTGCTACCTGTATCTCTTTTAAACAAGCTTCAAATCTTAACCCAGCCTGATGACTCTACTTGCGGACCTACCAGCCTGCATGCGGTCTATCAGTATTTTAAAGATGACGTTTCGCTGGAACAGGTAATCTCTGAAGTCTCTTTCTTGGAAGAAGGCGGTACGTTGGCCGTTTTATTGGGATCTCATGCCTTGCGCCGCGGGTACAAAGTGCACATCTATTCTTATAACCTGCACGTGTTTGACCCTACCTGGTTTAAGATGCCCAATGAAAAAATCATCCAGAACCTGCAGGAACAACTCTTATATAAGAAAGACGCCAAATTGCAGATGGCCACCCATGCCTACATAGAGTTTTTAGGCTTGGGCGGCGAATTAAGGTACAAGGACCTCACACATGACCTGCTGGACCAATACTTCTCCAAGGGAATACCCATGTTGTCTGGCCTAAGTGCCACCTACCTGTACAACTGCGCCAGAGAAAGAACCAATGAACGTGATGAGTCCATCTTTGATGATGTACGCGGCGAACCCATGGGACATTTTGTGGTGCTGGCCGGTTTTGTAGATGACCAAGACAAAGAGCACGTGATAGTGGCAGACCCGTACCAGGAGAATCCGCTGTTCAGGAACAACTATTACAACGTACCCATCTCCAGGTTAATCAACGCCATTATGCTAGGCATTGTAACCTATGATGCAAACCTACTGGTAATACAACCCAAAGATTCTAATTCCCCTTTAGCTTAACCCCTAATCCATGCGCAAACTAGTAGTAGTCAATAACCCTAAGGACTGGGACATTGACATTGAGGAGGTGGAAGTGATAGACGCGCAACGCTATCTCACAGACCCAGCTTATATTGAGATGAAGAGTGCGCGGGTGTTCAACCTGTGCCGTTCCTATAAATACCAAAGCAGCGGATACTACGTGTCTTTGCTAGCCGAGGCGCGGGGCCACCGGGCCATCCCCAATGTGACCACCATCCAGGACATGAAGTCGCAGACCATTGTGAGGGCCATCACAGATGAGATCAACGAGACCATACAGAAGAGTCTGTCCAAGCTCAAGTCTAAGAGCTTTACCTTGAGTATTTACTTCGGGCAGAACGTGGCCAAGCAGTATGAGAAGTTAAGCAAGCAGTTACATGACTTGTTTCAGGCTCCGTTGTTGCGGGCGCAGTTTGTGTACAACAAGGAGTGGGTATTGGAAAGTATTTCGCCTATTCCGGTTAATGAGGTACCTGAGCACCACATGCGCTACATGATGAAGTACGCCAAAGCTTATTTTGCCCGCAACCGCTTTTCCAGCGCCCGCGTGAGTAAGAAGGTCTATGACCTGGCCATTCTGGTGAACCCCACAGAGAAGGATCCACCTTCTAATGACAAGGCCCTGCAGAATTTTATTGATGCGGCTGGCTCTTTGGGCTTCTATACTGAGCTCATTACCAAAGAAGACTACCGTCGTCTTTCTGAGTTTGATGCCTTGCTCATTAGGGAAACCACCTCTGTGAATCACCATACCTACCGTTTTGCACGCCGTGCCCACGCAGATGGGTTGGTGGTCATTGATGACCCGGTTTCAATTTTGCGGTGCACCAACAAAGTATACTTGGCAGAGCTATTGACCAAGGCCAAAGTCAGCATTCCTAAAACCATGATCATCCATAGAGACAACTGCGTGAAAGTGGTGGAGGAATTAGGCTTGCCGTGCGTCCTCAAAAAACCAGACAGTTCTTTCTCACAAGGCGTGGTAAAGGTGAAAACAGAGGAAGAATTGCAAGAGCAGCTAAAAGATATGCTTTATGAGTCTGATTTGATCATTGGACAGGAATTTACACCCACCGACTTTGACTGGCGCATTGGCATCTTAGACAAACAGCCGCTGTATGCCTGCAAGTACTTCATGGCCAAAGACCACTGGCAGATCTACAACTGGGAAGGTAAGAAAAAGGACGTGAGCGGTAATTTTGAAACGGTTCCGTTTGCAGATGTTCCCTTTAATGTATTGCATACTGCACTGAAGGCCGCCAACCTCATAGGCGATGGTTTGTATGGCGTGGACCTAAAGGAAATTGACGGCAAGGCTTACATCATTGAGGTGAATGACAATCCAAACATAGACGCCGGCGTAGAAGACCAAATCCTGAAAAAGGAGTTGTACCTCACCATTTTAAAGTCCATTAAGCGCCGAATTGAGCTTCAGAAAAACATAGTGAACAACAATGAGCCCAGCTAAGAAACTAGGATTGTTTGCCGGTTATGGGGTAGAGATGGAATACATGATAGTAGACCAGGACACCTTGAACGTTCTGCCCATCACCGACCAAGTGCTCACGGCCCAGGCCGGTGAACTGACTTCTGATGTGGAGCGCGGCGACATGGCATGGTCCAATGAATTGGTCATGCATGTGCTGGAACTAAAAACCAACGGACCTGCGTCCAATTTAGCCGGTTTGCATCATAAATTCCACCAAGAAGTACAACGCATAAATGAGCTGTTGGCGTCCATGAATGCCATGCTTTTGCCTACGGGGGCGCATCCGTTCATGGACCCTTTCACCGAAACCAAATTGTGGCCGCATGATTATAGTGAGATTTATGAAGCCTATAACAAAGTATTCAATTGCCAGGGGCACGGCTGGGCCAACCTGCAAAGCACGCACCTAAACCTTCCTTTTTCCTCAGACGAAGAATTTGGACGATTGCACGCAGCCATACGGTTAGTGTTGCCTTTAATTCCGGCTTTGTCTGCCGCATCTCCTTTACTAGATGGAAAGGTCTCCGGCCTATTAGACACCAGGCTGGAAGTCTACCGCAAAAACCAGCAGAAGGTGCCGCAAATTGCCGGCGATGTGGTGCCTGAAGCCGTATTTACTGAGCAGGAGTATGATGATCAAATCTTCCAGCCCATGTTCCAGGCCATTGCCCCATATGACCCCGAGGGCATTCTGCAGGAAGAGTTCTTAAATTCCAGAGGAGCGATTGCCCGATTTAGCCGGGGAGCCATTGAAATCAGAATCATAGACAACCAGGAATGCCCGCTAGCAGACATAGCCATAGTCATGGTAATCACTGAAGTTTTGAAAATGCTGGTAGCTGAAAATTGGAGTTCTTGGCGGCAGCAAAAAGAAATAGAAACTTCTCCACTAGCGTCAGTTTTTGTCCAAAGTCTTAAAAACGGCCGAAAAACGACGGTAACTCAATCTTCCTATTTGAAAGCCCTTGGTCTTCCTGAAGAACCAACAACCCTAGGTGAAATTTGGCAACAGCTTTGGGAGAAAGTAAAAGACAATGGGGCTTTTGATAAAGAAACTTCCCAGGCCATCCAGGTTCTCCTTGAGCAAGGAAATCTGGCTGAGCGTATGTTGCGGGTTTTGGGAACTTCGCCTGATTTAACAGAAATAAAAACTATTTACCGTCATTTAGCGAATTGCTTAAGTAGTAACCAACTTTTCATTCCATGAGTCTAAGCAGAAGGAAGGTGATATTTACTTGTGAGCATGGCGGTAATGAACTGCCGTCTGAGTTTAATGCCGCCTTTGATGGGGCAGAAGAGGCACTTACTTCGCATAGAGGCTATGACATTGGCGCTTTGGAGCTGTTCCAGAAGTTCGCAGAATCCAAGGTGGCAGACGTTTCCTTTTCCAGCACTACCAGCCGGTTACTCATTGAGTTGAACAGATCCAGGCATCATCCAAAACTCTTCTCAGAATTTACCCAACCTCTAAGCGAAGAAGAGAAACGTAAAATTGTAACCCAGCATTATGCGCCGTACAGGGACAAGGTAGAAGGGCAGATCAATGAATGGATTCAGGATGGCTTCTAT contains the following coding sequences:
- a CDS encoding glutamate-cysteine ligase family protein yields the protein MSPAKKLGLFAGYGVEMEYMIVDQDTLNVLPITDQVLTAQAGELTSDVERGDMAWSNELVMHVLELKTNGPASNLAGLHHKFHQEVQRINELLASMNAMLLPTGAHPFMDPFTETKLWPHDYSEIYEAYNKVFNCQGHGWANLQSTHLNLPFSSDEEFGRLHAAIRLVLPLIPALSAASPLLDGKVSGLLDTRLEVYRKNQQKVPQIAGDVVPEAVFTEQEYDDQIFQPMFQAIAPYDPEGILQEEFLNSRGAIARFSRGAIEIRIIDNQECPLADIAIVMVITEVLKMLVAENWSSWRQQKEIETSPLASVFVQSLKNGRKTTVTQSSYLKALGLPEEPTTLGEIWQQLWEKVKDNGAFDKETSQAIQVLLEQGNLAERMLRVLGTSPDLTEIKTIYRHLANCLSSNQLFIP
- a CDS encoding RimK family protein translates to MRKLVVVNNPKDWDIDIEEVEVIDAQRYLTDPAYIEMKSARVFNLCRSYKYQSSGYYVSLLAEARGHRAIPNVTTIQDMKSQTIVRAITDEINETIQKSLSKLKSKSFTLSIYFGQNVAKQYEKLSKQLHDLFQAPLLRAQFVYNKEWVLESISPIPVNEVPEHHMRYMMKYAKAYFARNRFSSARVSKKVYDLAILVNPTEKDPPSNDKALQNFIDAAGSLGFYTELITKEDYRRLSEFDALLIRETTSVNHHTYRFARRAHADGLVVIDDPVSILRCTNKVYLAELLTKAKVSIPKTMIIHRDNCVKVVEELGLPCVLKKPDSSFSQGVVKVKTEEELQEQLKDMLYESDLIIGQEFTPTDFDWRIGILDKQPLYACKYFMAKDHWQIYNWEGKKKDVSGNFETVPFADVPFNVLHTALKAANLIGDGLYGVDLKEIDGKAYIIEVNDNPNIDAGVEDQILKKELYLTILKSIKRRIELQKNIVNNNEPS
- a CDS encoding peptidase-C39 like family protein, translating into MLPVSLLNKLQILTQPDDSTCGPTSLHAVYQYFKDDVSLEQVISEVSFLEEGGTLAVLLGSHALRRGYKVHIYSYNLHVFDPTWFKMPNEKIIQNLQEQLLYKKDAKLQMATHAYIEFLGLGGELRYKDLTHDLLDQYFSKGIPMLSGLSATYLYNCARERTNERDESIFDDVRGEPMGHFVVLAGFVDDQDKEHVIVADPYQENPLFRNNYYNVPISRLINAIMLGIVTYDANLLVIQPKDSNSPLA
- a CDS encoding LytTR family DNA-binding domain-containing protein — protein: MKKETTYRAIVIDDDDLSRLILERHIQATPSLELIKSFNSSKEGLAWLLTNDDVDILFLDVEMPEMSGLELLRTLPKKPHTILITSHKDFAIQAFELQVSDYLLKPVDFTRFTQAVINTVKKLESSNAIAAVQPDELFVKVDNKIIKVNLQSIAFIEARGDYVVINTDTKKHIVYTTMSAIDQKLPADQFMRIHRSFIINLKRIELIEDDSVFMQDKYIPIGGSYQSKFYGRINKL
- a CDS encoding N-formylglutamate amidohydrolase — its product is MSLSRRKVIFTCEHGGNELPSEFNAAFDGAEEALTSHRGYDIGALELFQKFAESKVADVSFSSTTSRLLIELNRSRHHPKLFSEFTQPLSEEEKRKIVTQHYAPYRDKVEGQINEWIQDGFYVFHLSVHSFTPVLDGDKRKADIGLLYNPSREVEQLFASKWRQEINKLNSDYKVRYNYPYKGTSDGFVTLLRRKHGADQYAGLELEVNQKFALGNQEEWSQLQEVLVQSFEQAL